The following is a genomic window from Acidimicrobiales bacterium.
CCGCCTTCGCCCTCAGCCGCCACCTGCGGCGCCTGGACCGCTCGGCGGCAGGGCTCGGGCTGGACGAACCGGACGAAGACCGCCTCCGGACCGCCGTCGGCGAGGTGCTTGCCGCCGACCCGTCGGCCGGCCTGCTGCGGATCACGTGGTCGAGCGGTGCCGGTCCGTGGGGGTCGGGCCGGGGCGACGGCCCGGGGACGCTCGTGGTGGGTTCGGGCCCGCCCAACGTGTGGCCGTCAGCAGAGCGGGTGCACCTGGTGCCGTGGGCACGCAACGAGCACGGGCCGCTGGTGGGCCTGAAGACCACGTCGTACGCCGAGAACGTGCTGGCGCTGGCCACCGCCAAGCGGGTCGGGTGCAGCGAGGCGCTGTTCGCGAACACGGCAGGCCACCTGTGCGAGGGCACCGGCACCAACGTGTTCCTGGTGGTCGACGGCGCCGTGCTCACTCCCCCGCTCTCGTCGGGCTGCCTGGCCGGGGTGACCCGCGAGCTGGTAATGGAGTTGGCCGACGTCGTGGAGCGCGACATCGACCCGGCCGGGTTCGCATCGGCCGAGGAGGCGTTCCTGACGTCGACGACCCGGGACGTCAGCCCGATCTCGGCGGTGGACGAGGTGGACCTGCCGGCTGCGCCGGGACCGGTGACCGCCGGCCTGATGGCGGCCTTCGCAGACCTGATCGCCCGGACGACCGACCCGTAGCCGATGCCCGCCGGTCAGGCGGGGCGCAGGTGGACGACGTCGCCGGCGTGAAGCGTCACCGGTCCGTCGCCCGGGTCGACGAGCAGCGAGCCGTCCAGGCCCAGGCCGACGGCGGTTCCGGTGACCGGCCCGTCGGGCATGTCGACCCGGACCTCGACACCGACGGTGGCCGACCGCTCCAGGTGGGCCAGTCGTAGGCGTTCGAGGCCGTCGACGGCCTCCAGGTCGGTGAGGCGGGCGTCGAAGCGGGTCAGGACGCTCCGCAGGAGGTCAGCACGGTCGATCGTGTGGCCGGCGGCTGCCAGGGAGGTGGCGCCGGGCGGGGCGGCGTCGCTGACCGTCGGCCAGCCGACGTTGACGCCCATGCCGACCACGATCGCCACCGATCCGCCAGCCGGCCCGCCGGCCGGGCCGCCGCCCACCAGCTCGGCGAGGATGCCGGCGACCTTGCCGGGGGCGGTGCCACCGACCAGCAGCACGTCGTTGGGCCACTTGACGGCGGCCTGCACGCCGTGGGTGCCCAGCGCCTCGACGGTGGCCACGGCGAGGGTGGCGGTGGCCAGCGGATGGCGGTCCGGATCCCAGGTGGGGCGCAGCAGGACCGAGAAGAGCAGGTTGGCGCCCGGCGGGGCGTCCCAGCGACGGTCCAGGCGTCCCCGTCCGGCCGTCTGGTGGTCGGTGACGAGCACCGAACCGTCGGGCAGGTCGCCAGCACCAGCACTGTCGCCAGCGCCGACACCGGCCCCGGAGACCAGGTCGGCGTTGGTGGAGCCGGTCTCGACCACGTGTTCGACAGGTCCGAACCGCGTGCCGGGAGGCGCGCCGAACGGGCGCCGATCACGAGGGTGATGCGAAACGGGTGCCATTCGGGTAACCATATGGCCGTGTTCAACAAGGTTCTGATCGCAAATCGGGGCGAGATCGCCGTCCGGATCATCCGGGCGTGCCGTGAGCAGGGGGTGGCCACGGTCGCCGTCTACTCCGACCTGGACCGCGACGCCCTGCACACCCGCCTGGCGGACGAGGCCTACGCGCTGGGTGGCCAGACGGCCGCCGAGAGCTACCTGGACGTCGAGGCCATCATGGGCGTCATCGAGCGGAGCGGCGCCGACGCCGTGCATCCCGGCTACGGGTTCTTCTCCGAGAACGCCGACTTCGCCCGTGCCGTCACCGCCAGGGGCGTGACGTTCATCGGCCCGCCGCCGGAGGCCATCGAGGTGATGGGCGACAAGATCAGCGCCCGCCTGGCCGCCGAGGCCGTCGGCGTGCTGGGCGTTCCCGGCACGACGGAGTTCATCACCGACCCTGATCAGGTTCGTGCCTTCGGCGCCGAGCACGGCTACCCAATTGCGATCAAGGCGGCCTACGGCGGCGGCGGCCGGGGCATGAAGGTCGTGGCCGACGAGGCCGCCATCGAGGCCGCCATCGAGTCGGCGCAGCGGGAGGCGCTGGCCTACTTCGCCCGGGACGAGATCTACATGGAGCGCTACCTGACGGCGCCCCGCCACATCGAGGTCCAGGTGCTGGCCGACGCCCACGGCAACGCCGTCTACCTGGGCGACCGGGACTGCTCGGCTCAGCGGCGACACCAGAAGCTGATCGAGGAGGCGCCGGCGCCGGGCCTGTCCGACGACGTGCGCACGGCCATGGGCGAGGCCGCGGTGAAGGTGGCGAAGGGCTGCGGCTACACGAACGCCGGCACGGTGGAGTTCCTGTACGAGGACGGCGAGTTCTTCTACCTGGAGATGAACACCCGCCTGCAGGTCGAGCATCCGGTCACCGAGCTGGTGACCGGCCTGGACCTGGTGGAGCAGCAGCTGCGGGTGGCGGCCGGCGAGCCACTGGAGTTCACCCAGGCCGACGTGGCCATTGGTGGTCACGCCATCGAGGTGCGGATCAACGCCGAGGATCCGGCCGGTGGGAAGTTCCTGCCGTCGCCGGGAAGGATCGACACCCTGAAGGTGCCCGACGGCTACGGCGTGCGGTTCGACGGCGGCTACGAGGCCGGCGACGAGATCAGCCAGTTCTACGACAACCTGGTCGGGAAGCTGGTGGTGTGGGGCCGGGACCGTGACGCGGCGATCCGGCGCACCCTGCGGGCCCTCGGCGAGATGGACATCCGTGGCGTGGCCACGACGATCCCGGCGGACGTGGCGATCCTGGAGCACCCGGACTTCCGGGCGGCGACGCATTCCACGAAGTGGGTGGAGGAGACGCTGGACCTGTCCGACGTGGGGTCGTCGGCCGATCCCGGCGATGACGCCGACGACGAGGAACCG
Proteins encoded in this region:
- a CDS encoding acetyl-CoA carboxylase biotin carboxylase subunit, whose translation is MAVFNKVLIANRGEIAVRIIRACREQGVATVAVYSDLDRDALHTRLADEAYALGGQTAAESYLDVEAIMGVIERSGADAVHPGYGFFSENADFARAVTARGVTFIGPPPEAIEVMGDKISARLAAEAVGVLGVPGTTEFITDPDQVRAFGAEHGYPIAIKAAYGGGGRGMKVVADEAAIEAAIESAQREALAYFARDEIYMERYLTAPRHIEVQVLADAHGNAVYLGDRDCSAQRRHQKLIEEAPAPGLSDDVRTAMGEAAVKVAKGCGYTNAGTVEFLYEDGEFFYLEMNTRLQVEHPVTELVTGLDLVEQQLRVAAGEPLEFTQADVAIGGHAIEVRINAEDPAGGKFLPSPGRIDTLKVPDGYGVRFDGGYEAGDEISQFYDNLVGKLVVWGRDRDAAIRRTLRALGEMDIRGVATTIPADVAILEHPDFRAATHSTKWVEETLDLSDVGSSADPGDDADDEEPTVRRDISVEVDGKRFSVSMWVPEAAPAAGRAPSRSKRSGAGSGASGSGEVTVPMQGTIIKVLVAVGDTVEAGEGVCVLEAMKMENTVAAGKGGTVTEVRVSPGDSVGSGDVVAVIE
- a CDS encoding aminotransferase class IV translates to MVEAGSSAVVGACWVDGQLVEPGTATVRADDHAVVVGDGVFETMKVVDGAAFALSRHLRRLDRSAAGLGLDEPDEDRLRTAVGEVLAADPSAGLLRITWSSGAGPWGSGRGDGPGTLVVGSGPPNVWPSAERVHLVPWARNEHGPLVGLKTTSYAENVLALATAKRVGCSEALFANTAGHLCEGTGTNVFLVVDGAVLTPPLSSGCLAGVTRELVMELADVVERDIDPAGFASAEEAFLTSTTRDVSPISAVDEVDLPAAPGPVTAGLMAAFADLIARTTDP
- a CDS encoding biotin--[acetyl-CoA-carboxylase] ligase, which translates into the protein MAPVSHHPRDRRPFGAPPGTRFGPVEHVVETGSTNADLVSGAGVGAGDSAGAGDLPDGSVLVTDHQTAGRGRLDRRWDAPPGANLLFSVLLRPTWDPDRHPLATATLAVATVEALGTHGVQAAVKWPNDVLLVGGTAPGKVAGILAELVGGGPAGGPAGGSVAIVVGMGVNVGWPTVSDAAPPGATSLAAAGHTIDRADLLRSVLTRFDARLTDLEAVDGLERLRLAHLERSATVGVEVRVDMPDGPVTGTAVGLGLDGSLLVDPGDGPVTLHAGDVVHLRPA